The genomic segment AGCTCTAAGGCCTGCTCGGAAGCGGGAGATGGTGAAAGGCATGTGCTGCGATTGGGCGATCTCGATCCGGCGTGCTTGTGGAGCGTTGAACTTCGATCGATCAACTCACCACTATACCTCTCGCCGTGCTGATCAGGCCGGTCTGGAACGTCGTATTCGCGAGATCTGCGAGATCCGTGTGCGGTACGGCTATCGCCGCGTGCATGTGCTGTTGGAACGCGAAGGTTGGGGCACCAACATCAAGCGAACTTACCGCATTTACAGGGACTTGGGGCTACAGTTGCGGAACAAGACACCGAAGCGGAGGGTAAAAGCCAAGCTTCGCGAGGATCGGCACATGGCCGTCGGACCCAACGACGTCTGGGCGATGGACTTCGTTCACGACCAACTCGCAACGGGTAAGAAACTGCGCGTGCTGACGGTGGTCGACACCTTCTCGCGCTACGTGCCGGTGCTTGATCCACGTCATAGCTATAGAGGCGAAGACGTTGTGCAAACCCTTGAACGGGTGTGCCAAAAAGCCGGCTATCCGAAAACGATCCGTGTCGACCAAGGGACCGAGTTCGTGTCGCGCGACTTGGACCTGTGGGCCTATTCCAAGGGCGTGACGTTGGACTTCTCACGCCCCGGCAAGCCGACGGACAATGCCTTCATCGAAGCGTTCAATGGCCGCTTCCGTGCAGAATGCCTGAACCAGCATTGGTTCCTGACCCTTGCGGATGCCCGCGAAAAGATGGAGGATTGGCGTAGATACTATAATGAGGAAAGACCTCATGGTGCGATCGGCAACAAGGTGCCACTCGTTGGTGAATTCAGGGTGCGCAACCAGCCCGCCTCCCTGAGTAAAGCCGGAAAACTCTAGCGTCCGGTGGTCCAACGTTTGGGAGCGGTTCATGATGGGCCGGACTCTAATCAATTCTGGAGGAAATTCGCTGGGGCAGGTCAAGATGGATCGAGCAATAGATGCCAGTCGTTCTTGAAAAAGCACCAAATCGTTGAGGGAGAATCCGTTTTTACGCGGCCACGTGCAGCGCGCCAACCCAGATGAGACGATCCCCAGTGCCGGGGGCGACATCGAATGTGCACGTCGCCAGTCTTCCTTCAAAACGTTGACGTTTGGCCAGCATCCCAAGAGGCGACGGCTGTCGCATCTCTCTTATGTCGTATGCAAGCTCTTTAGTCATGCCTTTTTCCTTCCGGCTTTGACATGTGCCGGCCTGATGGTCGAGTGCAGACGATTGTCGGCAAGCCGTCGCCATATGGTGTTCGGCCATGCCTTGAGGGCATGATTGGATCTGGCTTTAGCATGCTGGGCGGCGGTCGGCAGGCATTAGGATCGAGGTTCCAAATTTGATTTCCGGAGGACCGGCATCGATGTACCCAAGACGGAACCAGCCGCGCGATGACGATTCTCGCGAAGTAAGTGGGTGGATCGAAGGCGTGACCGGAGCTTTCGATACGGACGCCTGGATCCAGGACGACTATTCAGAGAGCCGAGACATGGAACAGGATCCGAGCGACTTGCGCCTCGGTTCGCACGACAGTGACGCCGGCGACCGTGTGCCGCGTCGCAGATCCGTGGGCGGTTCGATGCGAGTGGCGCCGCAGTCGCTGGCGCCGGAGAGGGGTTCGGGGCAGCAAGACGTCGATGCCGCAACGGAGACTCACGTGGTCTCAACCAAGGTTCGCGTCGGCGCCAAGCGTGGTCGCCCCGCCGACCGGGACATGCATCCCGATGACGAGTCCCGCATCAACCAGTTCGCGGAAGCAGTCCGAAACTACGAAATTCTACCCGACGGTAGCATCGGCCGAGGGGACGGAAGGGTTCCCGAGACTACCGGGAGGAAAAATTCAAGTGTTCTTAGGGGGTTCGCTCGTTGGCTCCGAGCAGAGAACAGAGATTCGATGGCTTCTCGGCTTTTAAACGATCCAGATTCACTAGCCGTTGATATCGCGGATTATTGGGGAAGCGGTGGGGACGATGAGAACCTTCTTCAGTCAGCACTGTCTCATTTCAGGATGCTCGCGCCTGAGGGGCAAGAACTCCAAGCCGTTGGACCTGGGGGGCGCCGAATTCATGATCCCTATCCCGACGACGCCCTCATCATTGATAGCTTGGTCAACGAAGAGCTGAGTAAGCTCGGACCGGTCTCGACTTCCCGGAAAAATGCCAGTGGGCAACGAAAGTTTAGCGCTTGGCTCAAAAGGGAGGGCAGGGAGAGCATAGTCAGCCGACTCACCGGTAGTGATGAGCAGCGACGGTCGTTGCAGGAGGATTTTAGGGAGTTTATCAAGGCTGAAGGAAAAAAGTGGTCGTGAGTTTCGATCGGCTGCGGCAGTATCTAGGCGCCGAGTCGCAGTTGAAACCGCATGTTCCTTATCCCGACGACGCCCTCGTCATTGATAGCTTGGCCAAGGAAGCGCTGAGCAAGCTCGGATCGGACTCGACTTCCAAGAGGAAGTCTGTCCGGATTACGGCCATACATCAACGGAGGTTTAGTGATTGGCTCCGAAGGACGGGCAGGGAGAGCATAGTCAGCCGACTCACGGGTACTGATCAGCAGCAACAGTCGTTGAAGGACGATTACAAGCACTTTACCAAGGATGAAGGAAAAAAAATGGGCGGCGTGAGTTTCGATCGGCTGCGGCAGTATCTAGGCGCCGCGTCGCAGTTGAAACAGCATCATCCTTATCCCGACGACGCCCTCATGATTGATGGCTTCGCCAAGGAAGAGCGGAGTAAGCGCGGATCGGACTCGACTTCTCGGAAAAATGCCAGTAACCTACGAAAGTTTAGCGATTGGCTCCAAAGGGAGGGCAGGGAGAGCATAGTCAGCCGACTCACCGGTACTGATGAGCAGCAACAGTCGTTGCAAAAAGATTACCAAGACTTCACCGAAGCCATGGGAAGGCACACTACGTCTTTCAAGCGGCTTCGGCAGTACCAGCAAGCCGTTGAGGCGAACGCAGCGTCGGGGTTGTCCCCTGAGCAGGCAAGTGGCCGGGAACCGGCCGGTCTGGACGGCCGTTCGGATCCACGTGCCGAGTTTAGATCAACTTCGCCGCTGCAGCAGGTTGATCCATCGATCGAAGGCCGCAGCGGATTGTCGCTCGACCATACCGAATGGCTGGGCGACCAGCATATCCAGACGGATTATGAGCTGCTAATGCAGGACTTGCAGCGAAACGATCCGGATCTCGCCGCCAGGACGCGGCTTATCGATCCCCTGATAGCCCATTATCATCTGCGCCTGGGCGATGAGAGCACCGCGCTGAGCGCTTTCCAGCGCATCGTTAATGATCAGAATGGAAGAGATACAGCCGACTTCCTGTTCCTTCCAGTGAGCGATGCCAGTGCTTCGGATCCTGATCGCCGCGGCACCCATTGGTCGCTGCTACTCGTTGACCGTCGCAACCGCGAGGGGCCGGCTGCCTATCACTATGACTCCTTCCGGGGACAGAACAACGAGTTTGCAGCAATGCTCGCACAAAGGTTGGGTACCCGTCTGGAGCCCGTCCGCATGACCCAACAGCGCAACGACTATGATTGCGGAGTCTTCGTGGTTGACGGCACGCGGGCGCTCGTTAGACGACTGGCGCGAAGAGGCCGGCCAGCCGTGCTGCACCTCGACAACCTCGTCGCCGATCGGGAGCAACTCCAACGACGTCTGAGCACCGCGCCCAACAGTGCTCGAGCGGGGGCTGCGGCGGCTGGACCGGAGTCCTCCACACAGATCGCCGATCCCGCAGAGTTTTGGCATGGAGTGGCTCAACCCGGCCAGCTTCCCGATAGCTGGAATACAGCGACCTTCCGGCAGGATTTGCCATCAGCCGCCTATTCACCGGTGCAAAGCGTCAATCCGCCAGACGCACCATGGGAGCAAAGCTTGGGGGCATCGATCTTCGGCACCCCACAGTACACGCTGCCTGTGGACGACTTGGGAGGAGCTGTCCCTCCGAGCTGGCAACACGGCAATCAACCGGCACCGGCTGGCCTTCGGCTTGCAATGTCCTATTATGAGTTGCTGCCGAGCGCGGACAAACCCCAGACCAGCATCACTATCCATGGTGTGCCCTACACGGCCACTCTGGGGCCATCAGGCAGGGAGAACGACATTTACCTTTTCCGGCAATAGGGTGGAGATGGATCGAGCAATAGATGCCAGTCGTTCTTGAAAAAGCACCAAATCGTTGAGGGAGAATCCGTTTTTACGCGGCCACGTGCAGCGCGCCAACCCAGATGCGACGATCCCCAGTGCCGGGGGCGACATCGAATGTGCACGTCGCCAGTCTTCCTTCAAAACGTTGACGTTTGGCCAGCATCCCAAGAGGCGACGGCTGTCGCATCTGAAGTGTAGACAGATACGGATGCGGGAAGAGCCTCGGGGGCGAAGGAGGCTGGCGCGGTCGCTGAAGTGCTTAGTGCCGTCTATGACGGCCTACCCTTTGCGGGTTCTACTATGGCTTCAGGCCAGGACGAAACCCGCCCATGGCGCCGGATGCATTTCATACAGCGATCATGAGCCAACGTGTGAGTTGGGTACTCGATGCCGACCCCGTATCCTGCAACTATCAAACTATGCCTGCGGGCGGGTGCCGCGGTGGACCGACTTGTTCATCACGCAACGATCTTCGAAATGAACGTCGAAAGCTATCGACGACGTTCCGCCATGGAGGCCAAACGCCAGCGCGGCAGGCCAGCCTCATTCGCGACAATCAAAGGCACCGCACAGTTTGTCGCGGAGCGGCAATCAGACCACGATGAAGCTCTTGCCAGCGACAATCAACATGATAACTTCATCCCGACCGCGACATAAGAATCTCATCCAGATTGTCGCGCGCGTCTCATCCTGATCGCCGCGCCATAGGTCGCATAACTATCAAGCGCGCAACGGGTTCTGTCAGCAGCTACACCGCATATGGT from the Rhizobium acidisoli genome contains:
- a CDS encoding Ulp1 family isopeptidase, producing MKDDYKHFTKDEGKKMGGVSFDRLRQYLGAASQLKQHHPYPDDALMIDGFAKEERSKRGSDSTSRKNASNLRKFSDWLQREGRESIVSRLTGTDEQQQSLQKDYQDFTEAMGRHTTSFKRLRQYQQAVEANAASGLSPEQASGREPAGLDGRSDPRAEFRSTSPLQQVDPSIEGRSGLSLDHTEWLGDQHIQTDYELLMQDLQRNDPDLAARTRLIDPLIAHYHLRLGDESTALSAFQRIVNDQNGRDTADFLFLPVSDASASDPDRRGTHWSLLLVDRRNREGPAAYHYDSFRGQNNEFAAMLAQRLGTRLEPVRMTQQRNDYDCGVFVVDGTRALVRRLARRGRPAVLHLDNLVADREQLQRRLSTAPNSARAGAAAAGPESSTQIADPAEFWHGVAQPGQLPDSWNTATFRQDLPSAAYSPVQSVNPPDAPWEQSLGASIFGTPQYTLPVDDLGGAVPPSWQHGNQPAPAGLRLAMSYYELLPSADKPQTSITIHGVPYTATLGPSGRENDIYLFRQ